Below is a genomic region from Aerosakkonema funiforme FACHB-1375.
TGTCAATTTTTACAATACATTTGTACTATCCGTGGGTAGCGATCGCACTCCTGCAAGTGCCTTAACAAAAGTTCATACAGTGTCGATTACTTTTGTCCGACTACTTATTCCTGAGAACGTTGATAAAGTCGGGCATTTTCTAGGGAAATTGCGGCTTGAGCGCAGATTAGGTTAAGTAGTTCGATGCGATCGCTGGTGAATGCCCCGGTTGTTAAATTATTTTCTAGATATAAAATGCCCATCAACTTACCTTGATGCAAAATCGGGCTACACAAGATACTTTTCGGCTGCTGACGTATGATATATGGGTCGTTGGCTAGAGTCGGATCGGCAGTTGCATTTATTAGCACAACAGTTTGCCTGTCATACTTGACTTTGTAAATCAGTCTGTGAGGAATATCCTGGCTATCTTCAATGGGAATACACTGCAAGACAATTGGCTTTGAACCTGTGGTAATCGATCCTTTGATTAACAGGCGCTCGTCTCGCAACAGCATTAACACGCATTTATCAGCCCCAGCATTTTCAATGACGATTTCAAGCAACGATGAAAGCAGTTTTTCAAATTCGATTTCACCTGAGATAGAATGAGAAGCTTTGAGAATGGCAGCTAAATCTAAAGCAACAGATACATTACTACTGTGGGAAGTGCTGGAACTGACAGATGTAACATTTGCCAATGAGAAGATTGTGTCCCTAGTGGAGAAGGGAGTATGGATTTGCTGGAGGATGGGGGCTAGCAGTTGTGGATAGCATCTTTCCAGATCGGCAATTTTGGCTTTTGCACCCCATTTTTCGTAACAATAGTAAGCTTCTTGTATATAGCCTGCGGCGAATTTTTCTTTGCCCCATTCCAGGCAGAATTTGCCTGCAAGTTCGCTTGCTAGAGCTTTTTCTTGGAGGTAACCATTGACTTCGGCTCCAGAAATAGCACTATCGAACAGTTCAATTGCCTCTGTTTTCTGTCCTGATAAAACGCTTAAAACTGCATTTACGAGATCGTACTTATGAGCAAAGTTTTCCGGACAACTAGCTGCCCATAAACTCAGTTGTGCTTGGTTTGATTTAACTTTTTGGATGTAAGTATTGTCTAAACCTAGAGAATGAATCCGGCAGTATTCAGCTATAGCAATAGATTGATAGAAATTGATCGCTGCCACCTGATATTTTCCAGTAATTGTACCAACGAGGTCTTCAGCCCCCTGAGCCGATTCCAATGCCTCCTCATAGCGCCCGTAGAAACATAAAATTTTAGTTTTTAGGAGCAAATAGTGGCAAATTGCATAATCACTGTTGTGTATCCTACAGGCTTCAAGATGCTGCTGCTCAGTCGGGATATCCTCAGCAGGACTAGCTGTAAGTTCAGCAAGCGCAATTTTTAATCCAGAAAGCACATCCACAGGAAGCTGATAGTTAAGTTTCTTGGCACAAAATTCTAAATATTCAGGCAGATTTTGCTGAATTTCTAATAGGCTTTCTCCTGCATAAAATGGAATGAGCAGCTTGTACATCAAAAGATTACCTGAGAAAACCATCTCCCCAGACTGTAGCCCAGCCACTAATCCTCGATCGAAAATTGGCCCGGAGCAACGCAAAGGACGCACCCAGGAAAGCAGATTATTCCCCAGCATATAGCAAGCTTTACATAGATTATCTGCTTGCTTAAATCGTTTGGCTAAACTTTCTGCAAGTACTCCAAATTCATAGCCAGATTGATAGTTGCTATGATAATATCCGAGATACATTCCATAAGCTGAAAATCCGTTGCCTGATTCAGCTATTACGCCAAAATTCAGAGATACTGAAACCATTGATAACGCGACGACAAAGTATAGTTCTCCTTTTTGTAGAACATAAACGGGTACGATTAAATTATTCAAGATTTTGATAATCAGGCGTTTTTCTGGATCGGTAGCTTCTGGTTCATCGACGAGCTGCTCTATTGTGCGATTCCCTAATTTCAATTGAATCTCACGTTGGTAAGATTCAAGTTTCTCTGGTAAGTCTATTTCTGATAAATCAAAATTCAAGCAAGACAATGCCTTTTGTCCATACTGAAGTGCTTGGAGGTACTGACCTTGCAATGTGAACATCAGAATCGCTAGGTTAAACGCTTCAGCCCTTTCAATTTGTTGTCTTGCCAAGCTAGAGATCGTTTCAACAATGGCTAGAGAAGATTGAAAATCTCCAGACAAATACTTAACTTCTGCGAGATTGAAATAAACATCTAAGGTTTTCTCATAACATTGCTGCCAACTATCTGGAGGTAACAAGCTTTTAGCTACCGTAAAGTAGTTAACAGCAACCCCATAGGCAGTAGACTCTTTAGCCCTTCTCCCTGCAATAGAATTTAGCTGTAAAAGTTCTGAACGTTCTGACTGGCTTTGATGAAGTACAAAGCCCTCATTTAAGTGATTGACGATCGCAAAAATTTTGCTGCCTTTTTCTTCTGGCGACACATTAGCAAGCAGAAGTTTGCCAATTTGGAAGTGGGTTGCTTGTCTCAAAGTCTCAGGAATCAGAGAGTAAGCGGCTTGCTGCACTCGATCGTGCAGAAACCGATAAATAACAGTAATGTTATCAACCGCTTCTATATGATGTCCCTTTCCTTGGAAAAACTTGTAGGTTGAGTTTTCTGGAATAACTAACCCGTCTTGAAGCGATCGCCACAAATCTGCGGCTACACTATCTTGAGTAGCTTCACAGACTACTGCCAATGTTTCTAAATCAAATCGATTGCCAATGCACGCCGCTAGCTTTAATACTTGCTGTGTTGCTTCTGGTAGCCTCTGCAATCGTCGGATCGTAAATTCCACAACATCATCCGTCAGAGCCAACTGTGTCACCTGGATTAAGTCACACTGCCAATAGCCGGAGGAACTATTGAAAGTAATACATTCTTCCTCGTGCAGTCCGTACAAAAACTGAATGGTGAAAAATGGATTTCCCTGAGTTTTTTGGTAGACTAAGTGCGAAAGCGGCGCAGCGATATTATTTGAACACTGCAATGTATCGGCAACTAAACAGGTAATATCTAATTCATTCAAAGCAGCCAACATGAGAGTATTGAGATTGACATCTTGTTTTCTAATCTCATTCAGGGTTAGCATCAGCGGGTGGGCCGGAAAAACTTCATTATCCCGATAAGCTCCGAGTACGAGTAGATAGCCTGCTTCTGACTCGCTCATCAACAATTTCAAAAGGTTCAAAGAAGCGGAATCTGCCCACTGTAAATCATCGAGGAAAATCACTAAGGGATGTTCTTTTTTCGTAAATACCCGAATAAATTTGCCAAACAGCAGATTAAATCGATTCTGAGATGCACTACCAACCAGTTCAACTATCGGGGGTTGGGGTCCAATGATACATTCTAGTTCGGGAATGACTTCAATCAGAACTTGTCCGTTTTCACCAACAGTAGCCAGGATTTGCTCCTTCCAGCGAGCTAGTTCTATATCGGATGCGCTCAGGATTTGTCCCATCAAGCTGCGAAAAGCTTGGACAAAGGCTGAAAACGGAATGTTGCGATTGAACTGGTCGTACTTCCCTTTGATGAAATAGCCGCACTGTCGGGTGATGGGTTTGTGGACTTCATTCACCACCGCAGTTTTGCCAATACCAGAGAAACCAGCCACCAGCATCAGTTCAGAACTGCCGTTAGCAACACGATCGAAGGCTTTCAGTAAAGACTGAACTTCATTTTCCCGTCCGTAGAGTTTATCGGGGATAATGAAGCGATCGCACACATCCCTTGGCCCAATTTCAAATTTATCGATCGCACCTGTTTTTTGAAGTAGAGTTAAACATTTTTCTAGATCGTATTTTAATCCTAATGCACTTTGATAGCGCTCCTCCGCATTTTTTGCCATCAATTTCATCACGATATCTGAAAGCACCTGGGGAATTTCTTTCCTGTTCCCTAATGCACTAGGCATTTTCGCAATATGACAATGCACTAACTCCATTGGATCGTTTGACGCAAAAGGTAATTCTCCTGTAAGTAATTCATAAAAAGTAACGCCCAAAGAATAAAAATCAGTCCGGTAGTCAATCCCACGATTCATCCTTCCTGTTTGTTCTGGGGATAGATAAGCAAGTGTTCCTTCTAAAATGTTGGGATTGATGATGGTTTGGCTTTCTCTTGGGAGTAAAGATGCAATACTAAAATCGCTTAATTTAACTTGTTTAGTTTCAGGATTAATTAAAATGTTGCTGGGTTTGATGTCTTTGTGAATGATGCGCTCTCGATACAGAATATCTAAAATATTGCAGAGTGCGAGCGCAACTTCTAAAAACTCTCTCAAAGAGAGTAAGTTCCCCCCTTTTGATGTCCATTCTTTCAAGGAAATGCCCCCAAAGTCTTCCATTACCAAGGCATAACCATTTTGATATGGTTCTAGGCTATAAGTTTGGATGATTCCAGGTTGAGAAAGGTTTTTAGTAATAGTATACTGATTGCGAAATTGTACCAGTTCGCTAAAGGTGGGATACTCATTTTTCAGCAGTTTGA
It encodes:
- a CDS encoding ATP-binding protein; translated protein: MNDLHQNINAHPTVQIANYKIVETLYAGSRTLVYRAIRTKDRLPVVIKLLKNEYPTFSELVQFRNQYTITKNLSQPGIIQTYSLEPYQNGYALVMEDFGGISLKEWTSKGGNLLSLREFLEVALALCNILDILYRERIIHKDIKPSNILINPETKQVKLSDFSIASLLPRESQTIINPNILEGTLAYLSPEQTGRMNRGIDYRTDFYSLGVTFYELLTGELPFASNDPMELVHCHIAKMPSALGNRKEIPQVLSDIVMKLMAKNAEERYQSALGLKYDLEKCLTLLQKTGAIDKFEIGPRDVCDRFIIPDKLYGRENEVQSLLKAFDRVANGSSELMLVAGFSGIGKTAVVNEVHKPITRQCGYFIKGKYDQFNRNIPFSAFVQAFRSLMGQILSASDIELARWKEQILATVGENGQVLIEVIPELECIIGPQPPIVELVGSASQNRFNLLFGKFIRVFTKKEHPLVIFLDDLQWADSASLNLLKLLMSESEAGYLLVLGAYRDNEVFPAHPLMLTLNEIRKQDVNLNTLMLAALNELDITCLVADTLQCSNNIAAPLSHLVYQKTQGNPFFTIQFLYGLHEEECITFNSSSGYWQCDLIQVTQLALTDDVVEFTIRRLQRLPEATQQVLKLAACIGNRFDLETLAVVCEATQDSVAADLWRSLQDGLVIPENSTYKFFQGKGHHIEAVDNITVIYRFLHDRVQQAAYSLIPETLRQATHFQIGKLLLANVSPEEKGSKIFAIVNHLNEGFVLHQSQSERSELLQLNSIAGRRAKESTAYGVAVNYFTVAKSLLPPDSWQQCYEKTLDVYFNLAEVKYLSGDFQSSLAIVETISSLARQQIERAEAFNLAILMFTLQGQYLQALQYGQKALSCLNFDLSEIDLPEKLESYQREIQLKLGNRTIEQLVDEPEATDPEKRLIIKILNNLIVPVYVLQKGELYFVVALSMVSVSLNFGVIAESGNGFSAYGMYLGYYHSNYQSGYEFGVLAESLAKRFKQADNLCKACYMLGNNLLSWVRPLRCSGPIFDRGLVAGLQSGEMVFSGNLLMYKLLIPFYAGESLLEIQQNLPEYLEFCAKKLNYQLPVDVLSGLKIALAELTASPAEDIPTEQQHLEACRIHNSDYAICHYLLLKTKILCFYGRYEEALESAQGAEDLVGTITGKYQVAAINFYQSIAIAEYCRIHSLGLDNTYIQKVKSNQAQLSLWAASCPENFAHKYDLVNAVLSVLSGQKTEAIELFDSAISGAEVNGYLQEKALASELAGKFCLEWGKEKFAAGYIQEAYYCYEKWGAKAKIADLERCYPQLLAPILQQIHTPFSTRDTIFSLANVTSVSSSTSHSSNVSVALDLAAILKASHSISGEIEFEKLLSSLLEIVIENAGADKCVLMLLRDERLLIKGSITTGSKPIVLQCIPIEDSQDIPHRLIYKVKYDRQTVVLINATADPTLANDPYIIRQQPKSILCSPILHQGKLMGILYLENNLTTGAFTSDRIELLNLICAQAAISLENARLYQRSQE